The following are encoded together in the Streptomyces tsukubensis genome:
- a CDS encoding M48 metallopeptidase family protein translates to MPADPLHRAASPPPRSTTSPPTGGGRPGAVEVRRSARRRRTVSAYREGDRTIVLIPARMSEAEERRWVSVMLDKLANQESKRRLGDTDLAERAERLSEQYFEGRARPETVRWVTNQNTRWGSCTPAEGSIRLSHRLQGMPEYVVDYVLLHELAHLLVPGHGPRFWRLLDAYPRTERARGFLEGVVAAEALPRSPVEEDD, encoded by the coding sequence GTGCCCGCTGACCCCCTGCACCGAGCCGCAAGCCCGCCCCCACGTAGTACGACGAGTCCGCCGACGGGCGGCGGGAGGCCCGGCGCGGTCGAGGTGCGGCGCAGTGCGCGACGGCGCAGAACGGTCTCCGCGTACCGCGAGGGGGATCGCACGATCGTGCTCATCCCCGCACGGATGTCCGAGGCGGAGGAGCGCCGCTGGGTGAGCGTGATGCTGGACAAGCTCGCCAACCAGGAGAGCAAGCGGCGCCTGGGCGACACCGATCTGGCCGAGCGCGCGGAGCGGCTCTCAGAACAGTACTTCGAGGGTCGGGCCCGCCCCGAGACCGTCCGATGGGTGACCAACCAGAACACCCGTTGGGGCTCCTGCACCCCGGCGGAGGGCAGCATCCGTCTTTCGCACCGTCTCCAGGGCATGCCCGAGTACGTCGTCGACTACGTGCTCCTCCATGAGCTGGCTCATCTGCTGGTCCCGGGGCACGGCCCCCGGTTCTGGCGGCTGCTCGACGCGTATCCGCGGACGGAACGTGCTCGGGGGTTTCTCGAAGGAGTGGTGGCCGCGGAGGCGCTGCCGCGGAGTCCGGTGGAAGAGGACGACTGA
- a CDS encoding TerD family protein encodes MGREFQRGHKARISDLTAGTDLYVGVQIGAPGLTFDISCFGLDADEQLSDDQYFIFFNQPKSPEESIQLLGAQAGDTESFRVTLDRIPPRIQKLSFTATLDGAGQMSQIGPGYIRIVAGGEEVARYAFSGAEFTTERAVMLGDFYLKDVWRFAAVGQGFDGGLDALLRNFGGEVAEEEEVVPEQAEAAVPGFAPPAFAPPAQAPAPPPAFGVPAAPAPAEPRTPEPVAQHVPPPPPTPSEVSTAPTVAAPMPPQNSAPPAGFGQVPGQQGPPPSAPLPPGYAPQNQPTADYGQGAPPPPAGYGQPAPSAPLPPGYGQPSQAGAGQGFPPAPGQGFPPAPGQGFPPAPGQGFPPAPGQVQAQEIPRGDGPPGVAAAFQKYREAPTGQRWTQQNAKLVRVDLGAEGQPVLARQGSMILYQGKVDFSYKGAGFAGRITGNATGQELQLMRCTGRGQVFLAEDEAHLHPVELQGDAICVSAEAVLAFDESLQHEIRRIDGHGIPGGSIFTMMFSGTGTVIVKTHGTPVVLPVTPTTFADSNAVVAWSAAAQVIISSQVRLRRNAYPGHSGETVNLQFRGAPGNFIVVQPYEL; translated from the coding sequence ATGGGCAGGGAATTCCAGCGCGGCCACAAGGCCAGGATCAGTGACCTCACCGCGGGGACCGATCTGTACGTAGGGGTACAGATCGGCGCGCCGGGGCTCACCTTCGACATCAGCTGTTTCGGCCTGGACGCCGACGAGCAGCTCTCGGACGACCAGTACTTCATCTTCTTCAACCAGCCGAAATCGCCGGAGGAGTCCATTCAGCTCCTCGGCGCCCAGGCGGGGGACACCGAGTCCTTCCGCGTGACGCTGGACAGGATCCCCCCACGGATCCAGAAGCTGTCCTTCACCGCGACGCTCGACGGCGCCGGGCAGATGTCCCAGATCGGCCCCGGCTACATCCGTATCGTCGCGGGCGGCGAGGAAGTGGCGCGGTACGCGTTCTCCGGCGCGGAGTTCACCACCGAACGCGCGGTCATGCTGGGCGACTTCTACCTGAAGGACGTCTGGCGGTTCGCCGCCGTCGGTCAAGGCTTCGACGGCGGCCTCGACGCGTTGTTGCGCAACTTCGGCGGCGAGGTGGCGGAAGAGGAAGAGGTCGTACCGGAGCAGGCCGAGGCCGCCGTGCCCGGCTTCGCCCCTCCCGCGTTCGCGCCCCCGGCCCAGGCGCCGGCCCCGCCTCCCGCCTTCGGGGTCCCCGCGGCCCCCGCCCCCGCGGAGCCTCGCACCCCGGAACCGGTGGCCCAGCACGTCCCGCCGCCCCCGCCGACCCCCTCGGAGGTGTCCACGGCGCCGACCGTCGCCGCTCCGATGCCCCCGCAGAACAGTGCCCCGCCTGCCGGATTCGGCCAGGTACCCGGCCAGCAGGGCCCGCCGCCGAGCGCGCCGCTGCCTCCCGGGTACGCCCCGCAGAACCAGCCCACCGCCGACTACGGCCAGGGCGCACCGCCGCCGCCCGCCGGATACGGGCAGCCCGCCCCTTCCGCCCCGCTCCCGCCCGGATACGGACAGCCGTCGCAGGCCGGCGCGGGCCAGGGCTTCCCTCCGGCCCCGGGCCAGGGCTTTCCCCCCGCGCCAGGGCAAGGATTTCCTCCCGCGCCAGGGCAAGGATTTCCTCCAGCCCCCGGACAGGTACAGGCCCAGGAGATCCCACGGGGCGACGGGCCCCCCGGGGTGGCCGCCGCGTTCCAGAAGTACCGCGAGGCGCCCACGGGACAGCGCTGGACGCAGCAGAACGCGAAGCTCGTCCGCGTCGACCTCGGCGCGGAGGGACAGCCCGTACTCGCCAGGCAGGGGAGCATGATCCTCTACCAGGGCAAGGTGGACTTCAGCTACAAGGGTGCGGGGTTCGCGGGCCGGATCACCGGCAACGCCACAGGCCAGGAACTCCAGCTGATGCGCTGCACAGGGCGTGGCCAGGTCTTCCTCGCCGAGGACGAGGCCCATCTGCACCCGGTCGAACTCCAGGGCGACGCGATCTGTGTCTCCGCGGAGGCCGTACTCGCCTTCGACGAGTCGCTCCAGCACGAGATCCGCAGGATCGACGGACACGGCATCCCCGGCGGTTCGATCTTCACCATGATGTTCTCGGGTACGGGCACCGTCATCGTCAAGACGCACGGCACCCCCGTGGTCCTGCCCGTCACCCCGACGACGTTCGCCGACAGCAACGCCGTCGTGGCCTGGTCCGCCGCCGCACAGGTGATCATCTCCAGCCAGGTCAGGCTGCGCCGCAACGCCTATCCGGGACACAGCGGGGAGACCGTGAACCTCCAGTTCCGCGGCGCTCCCGGCAATTTCATCGTGGTCCAGCCGTACGAGCTCTAA
- a CDS encoding AIM24 family protein → MNQQLAGFAATPVAARMENHGHSMAKIAMRTGQDLYARTGSMVAYEGFVQYESNPPSIRQLAGQWATGEGTPLMKCSGDGLLYLADYGAEVVVINLGGDALSVNGTNLLAFDANLQWGVERVKGLAKFAGQGLWNVRVGGDGWIALTSRGTPIVVDCGRGEDETYVDPDALVAWSPNLKVKGKRTFKASSMIGRGSGEAYQMAFSGEGIVVVQPSEDSTDRLRARG, encoded by the coding sequence ATGAATCAGCAGCTCGCCGGTTTCGCCGCGACCCCGGTGGCGGCCCGGATGGAGAACCACGGCCACAGCATGGCCAAGATCGCCATGCGGACCGGACAGGACCTCTACGCCCGTACCGGCTCGATGGTGGCCTACGAGGGCTTCGTGCAGTACGAGTCGAATCCGCCGTCCATAAGGCAGCTCGCCGGCCAGTGGGCCACAGGCGAGGGCACGCCCTTGATGAAGTGCAGCGGCGACGGCCTGCTCTACCTCGCCGACTACGGCGCGGAGGTCGTCGTCATCAACCTGGGCGGCGACGCCCTCTCCGTGAACGGCACCAACCTCCTCGCCTTTGACGCCAACCTCCAGTGGGGCGTCGAGCGGGTGAAGGGCCTCGCCAAATTCGCCGGGCAGGGGCTGTGGAACGTCAGGGTGGGGGGCGACGGATGGATCGCGCTGACCTCGCGCGGTACGCCGATCGTGGTCGACTGCGGACGCGGCGAGGACGAGACCTACGTCGATCCCGATGCCCTGGTGGCCTGGTCACCCAATCTGAAGGTCAAGGGGAAGCGCACTTTCAAGGCCTCGTCCATGATCGGCAGGGGAAGCGGCGAGGCCTACCAGATGGCCTTCTCCGGTGAGGGGATCGTCGTCGTACAGCCAAGCGAGGACAGCACCGACCGGCTCAGGGCCCGGGGCTGA
- a CDS encoding AIM24 family protein encodes MQSPLFAHTEQQTQERYALQNAQLLRVALQGHDDVLARKGAMVAYQGLIEFDGEYATPGQRRDRARTGEGLDLMRCSGQGTVYLANLAQYVHVIDVDQEGMTVDSGYVLALDSALHTEVIAVDSQFGISGSGKYQLNITGRGKVALMTSGQPLMLQVTPETYVNADADAVVAWSNGLRVQMQAQTQSRGVWRRRGSTGEGWELSFLGHGYALVQPSELLPPQNAAAPGGAVGQFGVGQNQGNAWQ; translated from the coding sequence ATGCAGAGCCCGCTTTTCGCCCACACGGAACAGCAGACGCAGGAGCGCTACGCACTCCAGAACGCGCAACTCCTGCGCGTCGCACTCCAGGGACACGACGATGTCCTCGCCCGTAAGGGCGCCATGGTCGCCTATCAGGGCCTCATCGAGTTCGACGGGGAGTACGCCACCCCCGGTCAGCGGCGGGACCGCGCGCGGACCGGTGAGGGGCTCGACCTGATGCGGTGCTCCGGTCAGGGCACCGTCTACTTGGCCAACCTGGCCCAGTACGTCCATGTCATCGATGTCGACCAGGAGGGGATGACCGTAGACAGCGGTTACGTCCTAGCCCTGGACTCGGCGCTCCACACCGAGGTCATCGCGGTGGACAGCCAGTTCGGTATCTCCGGCTCGGGGAAGTACCAGCTCAACATCACAGGCCGCGGCAAGGTCGCCCTCATGACCTCGGGGCAGCCACTCATGCTCCAGGTGACGCCCGAGACGTACGTCAACGCCGACGCGGACGCCGTCGTCGCCTGGTCCAACGGTCTACGGGTGCAGATGCAGGCCCAGACCCAGTCCAGGGGCGTGTGGCGGCGGCGTGGCAGCACCGGCGAAGGCTGGGAACTGAGCTTCCTCGGACACGGCTACGCGCTGGTCCAGCCCAGTGAACTGCTGCCTCCGCAGAACGCCGCCGCGCCCGGCGGGGCCGTCGGCCAGTTCGGCGTGGGCCAGAACCAGGGCAACGCCTGGCAGTGA
- a CDS encoding NUDIX hydrolase, giving the protein MTLHDEAVLVLKAYEGQPELRQAYLDHLSAHPDGMWKSCGSGHVTASALVMDVSTGRVLLTLHKKLRMWLQMGGHCEPEDRALDRAALREATEESGVDTLTLLPGGPVRLDRHNIPGPCTRHLDVQYAALAPPGAAERMSDESLDLRWFPYDEVAAVADRSVVLLVEAARARL; this is encoded by the coding sequence GTGACACTGCACGATGAAGCCGTCCTCGTCCTGAAGGCGTACGAAGGTCAGCCGGAGCTGCGGCAGGCCTATCTGGATCATCTGTCGGCCCATCCGGACGGCATGTGGAAGTCGTGCGGCTCGGGGCATGTGACGGCGAGCGCGCTGGTCATGGACGTCTCGACAGGGCGCGTGCTGTTGACGCTGCACAAGAAGCTGCGGATGTGGCTCCAGATGGGCGGTCACTGCGAGCCGGAGGACCGGGCCCTCGACCGGGCGGCGCTGCGAGAGGCCACGGAGGAGTCCGGTGTCGACACACTGACGCTGCTGCCCGGGGGCCCTGTCCGGCTGGACCGCCACAACATCCCCGGCCCCTGCACACGCCACCTGGATGTGCAGTACGCGGCGCTCGCCCCGCCAGGCGCCGCGGAGCGGATGAGTGACGAGTCCCTGGACCTTCGCTGGTTCCCCTACGACGAGGTGGCGGCCGTGGCCGACCGGTCGGTGGTGCTGCTGGTGGAGGCGGCCCGCGCCCGACTGTGA
- a CDS encoding zinc-dependent metalloprotease, with the protein MSDTPFGFGLPPEEPDDGDEGKKKDTPGGGQGSGKDPMNPFGFGPGGPGGQGGADNPFAAMFGSLNPADLGAAFQQLGQMLSYEGGPVNWDMAKQIARQTVAQGTQDGTKDASVGPAERASVEEAVRLADLWLDDATSLPSGSGTAVAWSRAEWVEATLPVWKDLVDPVAERVGAAMGDVLPEEMQAMAGPLLGMMRSMGGAMFGTQIGQAVGVLAGEVVGSSDVGLPLGPAGKAALLPVNIEAFGKDLGVAKEEVRLYLALREAAHQRLFAHVPWLRSHLFGAVEGYARGITVDTAKLEEAVGQLDPSNPEQLQEALQQGMFQPEDSPQQKVALARLETALALVEGWVDAVVHAAAKPRLTSADALRETLRRRRASGGPAEQTFATLIGLELRPRRLRDASRLWASLTDARGVDGRDALWEHPDMLPTAEDLDDPDGFVHREQLDFSELDRMLGEAADSAKPDLSKGGASGGAAGADGSGEKPGESDGEDGSKDDDGK; encoded by the coding sequence GTGAGTGACACCCCATTCGGATTCGGCCTTCCGCCGGAGGAGCCGGACGACGGCGACGAGGGCAAGAAGAAGGACACCCCCGGAGGGGGTCAGGGTTCGGGCAAGGACCCGATGAACCCCTTCGGCTTCGGGCCCGGAGGCCCAGGAGGGCAGGGCGGAGCGGACAACCCGTTCGCCGCTATGTTCGGTTCGCTGAACCCGGCGGATCTGGGCGCCGCGTTCCAGCAGCTCGGCCAGATGCTCTCGTACGAGGGCGGCCCGGTGAACTGGGACATGGCCAAGCAGATCGCCCGGCAGACGGTCGCACAGGGCACCCAGGACGGCACGAAGGACGCGAGCGTCGGTCCCGCCGAGCGCGCTTCCGTGGAGGAGGCCGTGCGGCTCGCGGATCTGTGGCTGGACGACGCCACCTCGTTGCCCTCCGGCTCCGGCACCGCCGTGGCCTGGAGCCGCGCCGAGTGGGTCGAGGCCACCCTCCCTGTCTGGAAGGACCTGGTCGACCCGGTCGCGGAGCGGGTCGGCGCGGCCATGGGCGATGTGCTGCCCGAGGAGATGCAGGCCATGGCGGGCCCGCTGCTCGGCATGATGCGCTCCATGGGCGGCGCCATGTTCGGCACGCAGATCGGCCAGGCCGTGGGCGTGCTGGCAGGCGAGGTCGTGGGCTCCAGCGATGTGGGTCTGCCGCTCGGCCCGGCCGGGAAGGCCGCGCTGCTCCCCGTGAACATCGAGGCCTTCGGCAAGGACCTCGGCGTGGCCAAGGAGGAGGTGCGCCTCTATCTGGCGCTGCGCGAAGCCGCCCACCAGCGGCTCTTCGCCCACGTGCCGTGGTTGCGCTCGCATCTCTTCGGCGCGGTCGAGGGGTACGCCAGGGGCATCACGGTGGACACCGCGAAGCTGGAGGAGGCCGTCGGCCAGCTCGATCCCTCCAACCCCGAGCAACTGCAGGAAGCACTCCAGCAGGGCATGTTCCAGCCGGAGGACTCCCCGCAGCAGAAGGTGGCGCTGGCCCGTCTGGAGACGGCGCTCGCTCTCGTGGAGGGCTGGGTCGACGCCGTGGTGCACGCGGCGGCCAAGCCCCGTCTCACCTCCGCGGACGCGCTGCGCGAGACGCTGCGCAGGCGGCGGGCGTCCGGTGGCCCCGCCGAGCAGACCTTCGCCACATTGATCGGCCTGGAGCTGCGCCCCCGCCGACTGCGGGACGCCTCTCGGCTGTGGGCCTCCCTCACGGACGCTCGCGGTGTCGACGGCAGGGACGCTCTGTGGGAGCACCCCGACATGCTGCCGACAGCCGAGGACCTGGACGACCCTGACGGCTTCGTCCACCGAGAGCAGCTCGACTTCTCCGAGCTGGACAGGATGCTGGGCGAGGCGGCGGACAGCGCCAAGCCCGACCTCTCCAAGGGTGGTGCCTCCGGTGGCGCGGCCGGGGCGGACGGCTCGGGCGAGAAGCCGGGCGAGTCCGACGGCGAAGACGGTTCGAAGGACGACGACGGCAAGTGA
- a CDS encoding SDR family oxidoreductase — translation MSSPDPQVRAARNPDNHTIPPARGPVVAVTGAASGVGALLVRRLAASDAVRQVIAIDERRGDCAQAQWHTLDVRDPAIAEKLRGADVVVHLALDLDLETDPAARTAYNVRGTQTVLTAAAAAGVHRVVLCTSAMVYGALADNELPLSEDAELKATAEATGVGDLLEVERLARRAPRAHPGLNVTVVRPAVLVGGMDTALTRYFESPRLLVVAGSRPAWQFCHVEDLVSALEYAVLEKVEGELAVGCDGWLEQEEIEELSGIRRMELPSAVALGAAARLHRIGLTPSPAGDLAYTMNPWVVSVSRLHDAGWRPRWTNEEVLAELLEEVAGRRTVAGRRLGRKDATAAGAAGATVALLGTAALVRRARKARRRI, via the coding sequence GTGAGTTCCCCAGATCCGCAGGTTCGCGCAGCGCGAAACCCTGACAACCACACCATCCCGCCCGCTCGCGGGCCCGTCGTCGCGGTCACCGGCGCGGCGTCCGGCGTCGGCGCCCTTCTGGTGCGGCGCCTGGCCGCCTCGGACGCGGTGCGCCAGGTCATCGCCATCGACGAGCGCCGCGGTGACTGCGCGCAGGCCCAATGGCACACCCTGGATGTGCGTGATCCCGCCATCGCCGAGAAACTGCGCGGCGCCGATGTCGTCGTCCACCTGGCCCTCGACCTCGACCTGGAGACGGATCCCGCCGCCAGGACCGCCTACAACGTGCGCGGAACACAGACCGTGCTCACGGCCGCTGCCGCCGCCGGGGTCCACCGCGTGGTGCTGTGCACCTCCGCGATGGTCTACGGCGCGCTGGCCGACAACGAGCTCCCGCTCTCCGAGGACGCCGAGCTGAAGGCCACCGCGGAGGCCACCGGCGTCGGTGACCTCCTTGAGGTGGAGCGGCTGGCCAGGCGCGCGCCCCGCGCACACCCCGGGCTCAATGTCACGGTGGTCCGCCCCGCTGTCCTTGTCGGTGGCATGGACACGGCCCTGACCAGGTACTTCGAGTCACCGCGGCTCCTGGTCGTGGCGGGTTCCCGGCCCGCCTGGCAGTTCTGCCACGTGGAGGACCTGGTCAGCGCCCTGGAGTACGCGGTACTTGAGAAGGTCGAGGGCGAGCTGGCCGTCGGCTGCGACGGCTGGCTCGAACAGGAGGAGATCGAGGAGCTGAGCGGGATCCGCAGGATGGAGCTGCCCTCGGCGGTCGCCCTTGGTGCGGCCGCCAGACTCCACCGCATCGGCCTGACTCCCTCGCCCGCAGGCGATCTCGCGTACACGATGAATCCCTGGGTGGTCAGCGTCAGCCGGCTGCACGACGCGGGGTGGCGCCCTCGGTGGACCAACGAGGAGGTACTCGCCGAACTCCTCGAAGAGGTCGCGGGCCGGCGTACCGTCGCGGGCCGCAGACTCGGCCGCAAGGACGCGACGGCCGCGGGAGCGGCGGGAGCCACGGTGGCGCTGCTGGGTACGGCGGCTCTCGTACGCAGGGCGCGCAAGGCCAGGCGCAGGATCTGA
- a CDS encoding molybdenum cofactor biosynthesis protein MoaE, with protein MARSYEHPGEYGTQDPVRLLGIRDTPLSVDEVFRSVGDDAAGGIALFVGTVRDHDGGADVAGLGYSSHPTAEAELRRVVEKVVAEYPVRALAAVHRVGDLAIGDVAVIVAVACPHRAEAFDACRKLIDDLKSEVPIWKHQTFSDGAEEWVGAH; from the coding sequence ATGGCACGCAGTTACGAGCACCCCGGCGAATACGGCACACAGGACCCCGTCAGGCTGCTCGGGATCCGAGACACCCCGCTCTCCGTCGACGAGGTGTTCCGCTCCGTCGGGGACGACGCGGCCGGCGGCATCGCGCTGTTCGTGGGCACGGTGCGTGATCACGACGGCGGGGCCGATGTCGCGGGGCTCGGCTATTCGAGTCATCCGACCGCCGAGGCCGAACTGCGCCGGGTGGTGGAGAAGGTCGTGGCGGAGTACCCGGTCCGGGCCCTCGCCGCGGTGCACCGCGTGGGCGACCTCGCCATCGGTGATGTCGCCGTGATCGTGGCGGTCGCCTGTCCGCACCGCGCCGAGGCGTTCGACGCCTGCCGCAAGCTGATCGACGACCTCAAGAGCGAGGTACCGATCTGGAAGCACCAGACGTTCTCCGACGGTGCCGAGGAGTGGGTCGGCGCCCACTGA
- a CDS encoding YlbL family protein, with product MPRRTATMLASTLMLIALLCAGVLIKVPYAEMSPGPTVNTLGDHGGEPVLQITGHKTYPTTGHLNMTTVRVTSADYTMNLAQAVYGWLAHDSIVVPHNTLYPDGTTEEQSTQQNAEEFSQSQESAKVSALRELNVPVKSRIVVASVGKGTPAQGKLHAGDVIKSVDGATVKQPEDVAKLVTKHKPDEKVDFDVVPAKKAAAAEKAGKEPTTSGTVSVTTEKAEDDGRAIVGIQAGTDHTFPFTIDVKLADVGGPSAGLMFALGIVDKLTPDDLTGGKFVAGTGTIDDKGKVGPIGGIGMKTVGARDKGAEYFLTPADNCAEAAKDVPDGLTLVKVKTIHDAMSSLKELREGHTDALPTCARS from the coding sequence ATGCCACGCCGCACCGCGACGATGCTCGCCTCCACTCTGATGCTGATCGCGCTGCTCTGCGCAGGGGTGCTCATCAAGGTTCCGTACGCGGAGATGTCCCCGGGCCCGACGGTGAACACACTGGGTGACCACGGCGGCGAGCCGGTACTTCAGATCACGGGCCACAAGACCTACCCCACGACCGGTCACCTCAACATGACGACGGTCAGGGTCACCAGCGCCGATTACACGATGAACCTCGCGCAGGCGGTCTACGGCTGGCTGGCACACGACTCGATCGTGGTGCCGCACAACACGCTCTACCCGGACGGCACGACCGAGGAGCAGTCGACCCAGCAGAACGCGGAGGAGTTCAGCCAGTCCCAGGAGAGCGCGAAGGTCTCGGCGCTGCGGGAGCTGAACGTACCCGTGAAGTCCAGGATCGTCGTCGCCTCCGTCGGCAAGGGCACTCCCGCGCAGGGAAAGCTGCACGCCGGCGATGTCATCAAGAGCGTCGACGGCGCCACCGTGAAGCAGCCGGAGGATGTCGCGAAGCTGGTCACCAAGCACAAGCCCGACGAGAAGGTCGACTTCGATGTCGTTCCCGCCAAGAAGGCCGCGGCGGCCGAGAAGGCGGGCAAGGAGCCGACCACGAGCGGCACCGTCTCGGTGACCACGGAGAAGGCGGAAGACGACGGCCGTGCGATCGTCGGCATCCAGGCCGGCACCGATCACACGTTCCCCTTCACCATCGACGTCAAGCTCGCCGATGTGGGTGGTCCGAGCGCCGGGCTGATGTTCGCACTGGGCATCGTCGACAAGCTGACCCCCGACGACCTCACCGGCGGCAAGTTCGTCGCCGGCACCGGCACGATCGACGACAAGGGCAAGGTCGGTCCGATCGGCGGCATCGGGATGAAGACCGTCGGAGCGCGTGACAAGGGCGCCGAGTACTTCCTCACCCCGGCCGACAACTGCGCGGAAGCCGCCAAGGACGTCCCCGACGGACTCACTCTGGTGAAGGTGAAGACGATCCATGACGCCATGTCATCCCTCAAGGAGCTGCGGGAGGGCCACACGGACGCCCTCCCCACCTGCGCCAGGAGCTGA
- a CDS encoding PPA1309 family protein, with protein sequence MSNDLPSAPPPAATPLTRAVLEIDEYVAGLGWDQPARLFALVDTGRLRSEEPGLAQRLGLDGDEGDGGPSPVSALTPIEQDEIPAGTPLDEFLATIAWPDAVVGCALTVERLMLPQSAESSVPEDLNEKQLTAWVAKHPDRQEVRMSVAVLRDGARESALRLREKDSSKEVLTGSGLVPGLADALSATFAD encoded by the coding sequence ATGTCCAATGATTTGCCCTCCGCCCCCCCGCCCGCCGCCACTCCCCTCACCCGTGCCGTGCTCGAAATCGACGAGTATGTGGCGGGTCTCGGATGGGATCAGCCCGCCCGCCTGTTCGCCCTCGTCGATACCGGACGACTGCGTTCCGAGGAACCTGGTCTTGCACAGCGGCTCGGCCTCGACGGTGATGAGGGGGACGGCGGCCCGAGCCCCGTCAGTGCGCTCACACCCATCGAACAGGACGAGATCCCGGCCGGCACCCCGCTGGACGAGTTCCTCGCCACCATCGCCTGGCCCGACGCCGTGGTGGGCTGCGCCCTCACGGTGGAGCGGCTGATGCTGCCGCAGTCCGCCGAGTCCTCGGTCCCGGAGGACCTCAACGAGAAGCAGCTCACGGCGTGGGTGGCGAAGCACCCGGACCGTCAGGAGGTGCGAATGTCGGTCGCGGTGCTGCGGGACGGCGCGCGTGAGTCCGCGCTGCGACTGCGGGAGAAGGACTCGTCCAAGGAGGTGCTGACCGGATCGGGTCTCGTCCCCGGTCTCGCGGACGCGCTGTCCGCCACGTTCGCCGACTGA